One segment of uncultured Tolumonas sp. DNA contains the following:
- a CDS encoding DUF3596 domain-containing protein has protein sequence MGSVNVKNDKLYLDFRYLGVRCKEYTQLKDTSVNRSRLARLLKAIEAEITLGSFNYGKYFPKSKKNKQFEKIDERKKQAQVHFDTPYSPKFEEFAKLWLGEKKVEWTKGHYMDVEGVINKYLIPTFGNKKTSAINKGQILQFRTILAKVPGRNEEFLSPSRVNHIMTPLRMLLNEAADRYEFTSPWKNIKALKVPRTDVDPFSIVEVEKVIECAPEEYQCYFITRFFTGMRTGEIDGLMWRDVDLVSKAITVNQSLIRGEIAGLKTEGSYRVISLIDRVVQSLREHKMKYGTRSQFVFSNGKGMNLNYQVVSRSIWYPTLKKAGLKKRNPYQTRHTFATLLLASGESPEWIANQMGHTTTTMLFRVYSRYVPNLTREDGSAFEAFLQNGGQ, from the coding sequence ATGGGCTCTGTTAATGTCAAGAATGACAAGTTATACCTGGATTTTCGCTATCTGGGGGTGAGGTGCAAGGAGTACACACAACTAAAAGATACAAGTGTTAACCGTAGTCGCTTGGCTCGGTTATTAAAAGCAATTGAAGCTGAAATTACGCTTGGTTCATTTAACTATGGAAAATATTTTCCAAAGAGTAAGAAAAATAAGCAATTCGAAAAAATTGATGAACGTAAGAAACAGGCGCAAGTGCATTTTGATACGCCTTACTCTCCTAAGTTTGAAGAATTTGCCAAGCTTTGGTTAGGCGAAAAGAAAGTCGAGTGGACTAAAGGCCATTATATGGATGTAGAGGGAGTCATCAATAAGTACCTGATTCCTACTTTTGGAAATAAAAAGACCAGCGCCATCAATAAGGGGCAAATCCTACAATTTCGTACCATCCTCGCCAAAGTACCGGGACGAAATGAGGAATTCCTAAGTCCATCAAGAGTTAATCATATTATGACGCCGCTCAGAATGTTACTTAATGAAGCCGCTGATCGATATGAGTTTACGTCACCATGGAAAAATATCAAAGCGCTCAAAGTACCGAGAACGGACGTTGATCCATTTTCCATTGTGGAGGTAGAAAAGGTCATTGAATGTGCACCTGAAGAATATCAATGCTATTTCATTACACGCTTTTTTACCGGAATGCGCACTGGAGAGATCGATGGTCTTATGTGGAGAGATGTTGATTTAGTCAGCAAGGCTATTACGGTCAATCAAAGTCTTATTCGCGGGGAAATCGCGGGGCTAAAAACAGAAGGGTCTTACCGCGTTATTTCATTGATAGATCGCGTCGTTCAGTCACTTCGTGAGCATAAGATGAAATATGGCACTAGAAGTCAGTTCGTTTTTTCCAATGGGAAAGGGATGAACCTCAACTATCAGGTGGTATCTCGCAGTATTTGGTATCCGACTCTGAAAAAGGCAGGTCTGAAAAAACGTAACCCGTACCAAACCCGTCATACATTTGCCACATTGCTTTTGGCGTCTGGTGAATCGCCAGAATGGATTGCTAATCAAATGGGGCATACAACGACAACAATGCTGTTTCGAGTTTACTCACGTTATGTACCAAATTTAACGCGAGAAGATGGCAGTGCATTTGAAGCCTTTTTACAAAATGGAGGTCAATAA
- a CDS encoding helix-turn-helix transcriptional regulator: protein MIKCHLSALLGARRLKISDVVRDAGINRNTLTRLYHETNNRIDFETLEKLCRYLECEIGELLEIVDDEPKQAN from the coding sequence ATGATCAAATGCCATTTGTCCGCCCTTTTGGGAGCACGGCGATTGAAGATTTCAGATGTGGTTCGAGACGCGGGAATTAACAGAAATACACTTACTCGGCTGTATCACGAAACGAACAACCGGATAGATTTTGAGACTCTTGAAAAGCTATGTCGTTACTTGGAATGCGAAATAGGAGAGTTACTAGAAATCGTTGATGATGAACCGAAGCAGGCAAACTAG
- a CDS encoding GGDEF domain-containing protein, translated as MSNHTDEHEMQTRLSALAEQYGEHPLFAELQHLTQQYHRLERRLNKVARIGDIMQSQIMELNQKLEQKASSDALTGLLNRTGAYQRINAVASYLLREQQPFALLLLDLDYFKQINDSFGHQTGDRILMELATELQRNLRGYDCCARWGGEEFLVVLPDSSQESMLSVAQKILQGIRQLQMPAEWTRNLTASIGCYLCVEPEAIDDSIRKADLAMYQAKAQGRNQLVVYEPALEKTKVVL; from the coding sequence GTGAGTAATCATACCGACGAACATGAAATGCAGACGCGATTGTCTGCATTGGCGGAACAGTATGGTGAACACCCGTTATTTGCAGAATTACAGCATTTAACGCAGCAATACCATCGTCTTGAGCGGCGTCTGAATAAAGTCGCCCGTATTGGCGACATAATGCAGTCGCAGATCATGGAACTGAATCAAAAACTGGAGCAGAAAGCGAGCAGTGATGCGTTGACCGGATTGTTAAACCGGACTGGGGCTTATCAGCGTATTAATGCAGTGGCGTCTTATTTGTTGCGGGAACAACAGCCCTTTGCCTTGCTGTTGTTAGATCTCGACTATTTCAAACAGATCAATGACAGTTTCGGCCATCAAACCGGTGACCGCATTTTGATGGAATTAGCCACCGAACTGCAGCGCAACTTACGTGGTTATGATTGTTGTGCCCGTTGGGGCGGGGAAGAGTTTTTAGTTGTGTTACCTGATTCCTCCCAAGAATCGATGTTATCGGTCGCCCAAAAAATATTGCAAGGTATTCGCCAATTACAGATGCCTGCCGAATGGACTCGGAATTTAACGGCCAGTATTGGGTGTTACCTGTGTGTAGAGCCGGAAGCGATTGATGACAGTATCCGCAAAGCGGATTTAGCTATGTATCAAGCGAAAGCGCAAGGGCGCAACCAACTGGTCGTTTATGAACCCGCCTTAGAAAAAACAAAAGTTGTTCTTTAA
- the siaC gene encoding biofilm regulation phosphoprotein SiaC, translating to MDHLLISATTSSPAVSFNAETGVLQITGESYPENTFEFYHPIIHWVKEYLKTAEGKVALQLEMPYLNTGSIKCLMDIFDLLEDAHENGQNVEVIWRYHQGNPRAQDTAEEFSEDLSFPFLIEAVACE from the coding sequence ATGGATCATTTACTTATTTCGGCAACCACATCATCTCCTGCTGTCAGTTTTAATGCAGAGACCGGGGTGTTGCAAATCACGGGCGAAAGTTACCCGGAAAATACTTTTGAGTTTTATCATCCGATCATCCATTGGGTAAAAGAGTATCTGAAAACCGCCGAAGGCAAAGTGGCGCTGCAATTAGAAATGCCTTATCTCAACACCGGTAGTATTAAATGTTTGATGGATATCTTCGATCTGCTGGAAGATGCGCATGAGAACGGCCAGAATGTAGAGGTGATTTGGCGTTATCATCAAGGTAACCCAAGAGCACAGGACACTGCAGAAGAATTCAGTGAAGATCTGTCGTTCCCATTTTTAATTGAGGCTGTTGCTTGTGAGTAA
- a CDS encoding SiaB family protein kinase → MQQINLWSLHRQFEEANIQICFNGPLTHSIIEELGMAVRRYLENETPGTEKMMDIFSVYIEQTQNVRNYARKKQSAETPALYNTITLTIGRQGEQYVVVSGNVIDLADVSPLVAKIEQLRTLDAAGLKALYKEQRRKPLADEASGAGLGLIDMARKTSQPLEYQVQPINDKTAFFTLQAVV, encoded by the coding sequence ATGCAGCAGATTAATCTATGGTCGTTACATCGTCAGTTTGAAGAAGCGAATATTCAGATCTGTTTTAATGGCCCATTGACGCACAGTATCATTGAAGAGCTGGGGATGGCGGTGCGTCGCTATCTGGAAAATGAAACGCCGGGCACCGAAAAAATGATGGATATTTTTTCGGTTTACATCGAACAGACACAAAACGTGCGTAACTATGCACGCAAGAAACAATCAGCAGAAACGCCGGCGCTTTACAACACCATTACGCTGACCATTGGGCGGCAGGGTGAACAATACGTCGTGGTGTCGGGTAACGTGATCGATCTGGCGGATGTATCACCGCTGGTTGCCAAAATCGAGCAGCTGCGGACATTGGATGCTGCCGGGCTCAAAGCGCTGTATAAAGAGCAACGTAGGAAACCACTGGCAGACGAAGCCAGCGGCGCAGGGTTAGGGCTCATTGATATGGCAAGGAAGACCAGCCAGCCGCTGGAATATCAGGTTCAGCCTATCAATGATAAGACTGCATTTTTCACTTTACAGGCAGTAGTGTGA
- a CDS encoding SpoIIE family protein phosphatase has protein sequence MPLLLGSLRGKFVLLMAMAYIVTIALTLLAFNSVSSSITRTLGVRFAEKQVLYEKARIRAPILKEIALSRKLSDSPMLQTWAQNESNSTLKAQALQELESFRQSFQDGSFFYVIDSSRHYYYNDHQKQYSGHELRFTLDPQIPQDKWYFVSRTRNEPYSLNVDHDVALDVTKVWINTQIRTKDGRYLGMAGTGMDLSAFVHEFIKNGHDGVTNILIDDSAAIQAHPNRDYIDLNSQTKDAKVRFTLFNLLSVPQDRVALQTAITELQAAPEQVKTLFLTLDGHVQLVGLAYLPEMHWLNVTVMDLDKLIGGQIFSSLLLVLVLALFVCLLIVTWILQKLVLKRLDPLDSAARQVATGNYAGQLTDKRNDEIGRLSIGFNRMAETIRDNTRLLEERVQQRTEELHSANLQLEQKNKQILDSIRYARMIQSAILPRYDLLSRYLAEHMVIWLPRDVVGGDFYFLQPDDDGCYIGVVDCTGHGIPGAFMSMTANAVIRQVLTGSRDKSLSDLLLSIDEQLRLTLQHSPDSVGLDYGLDIGLCRLSAAEVEYAGCGVDLYLSGAGDVQRLSSARRGLGYKRRTRRDKPITTYRLPLTADSRCYLVSDGLLDQSGEPNGYGFGRQRFQQLLLQWQSLSLTEQQVKLVEELARYQGDFPQRDDITVFGFAISPLSRGSV, from the coding sequence ATGCCATTACTGCTGGGTAGTTTACGCGGCAAGTTTGTGTTGCTGATGGCGATGGCTTACATCGTTACAATCGCATTGACCTTGCTGGCGTTTAATAGCGTCAGTAGCAGTATCACGCGCACACTCGGTGTACGTTTTGCTGAGAAACAGGTGCTGTACGAAAAAGCTCGGATCCGGGCCCCGATCCTTAAAGAGATCGCGTTATCGCGGAAATTATCCGATTCGCCGATGTTGCAGACATGGGCACAAAATGAATCAAACTCAACCTTGAAAGCACAAGCTTTGCAAGAGCTGGAAAGTTTCCGTCAATCTTTTCAGGATGGTAGTTTTTTCTATGTTATTGATAGCTCCCGTCACTATTACTACAACGATCATCAAAAACAATATAGTGGTCATGAGCTGAGATTCACACTGGATCCACAAATTCCGCAAGATAAGTGGTATTTCGTTTCCCGCACGCGTAATGAACCCTATTCCCTCAATGTTGATCATGACGTGGCACTGGATGTCACCAAAGTCTGGATCAATACACAGATCCGCACTAAAGACGGCCGCTATCTGGGCATGGCCGGCACCGGGATGGATCTCTCGGCGTTTGTGCATGAATTTATTAAGAACGGGCACGACGGTGTAACCAACATTTTAATCGATGACAGCGCGGCGATTCAGGCGCACCCCAATCGGGATTACATTGATTTAAATAGTCAGACAAAAGATGCCAAGGTGCGCTTTACCTTATTCAATCTGCTGTCTGTGCCGCAAGATCGTGTGGCGTTGCAAACGGCGATAACCGAACTGCAGGCGGCACCTGAGCAAGTCAAAACCCTGTTTCTGACCTTAGACGGTCATGTGCAATTAGTCGGGCTAGCTTATTTACCGGAAATGCACTGGCTGAATGTCACGGTGATGGATCTGGATAAACTGATTGGCGGACAGATCTTTTCATCGCTACTTCTGGTCTTGGTGTTAGCGTTGTTTGTGTGTCTGCTAATTGTCACCTGGATTTTGCAAAAACTGGTGTTAAAACGACTGGATCCGCTGGATAGCGCCGCACGTCAGGTGGCGACCGGTAACTATGCGGGGCAGCTGACAGATAAACGGAATGATGAAATCGGTCGCTTATCGATCGGATTTAATCGCATGGCCGAGACTATTCGTGACAACACCCGCTTACTGGAAGAGCGGGTGCAGCAACGGACCGAAGAGTTGCACAGTGCGAATTTGCAACTGGAGCAGAAAAACAAACAGATCCTGGATTCGATCCGTTATGCCCGCATGATCCAAAGTGCCATTTTGCCGCGTTATGACTTGCTGAGCCGTTATCTGGCCGAACACATGGTGATCTGGCTGCCGCGTGATGTGGTGGGCGGTGATTTTTATTTTCTGCAACCCGATGATGATGGTTGTTATATCGGTGTCGTCGATTGTACTGGTCACGGTATTCCGGGCGCTTTCATGAGCATGACGGCGAATGCGGTGATCCGGCAGGTGTTGACTGGTTCACGAGATAAATCGTTGTCGGATCTGCTGTTGTCGATTGATGAACAACTCCGGCTGACATTACAGCATAGCCCTGATTCGGTGGGGCTGGATTATGGTCTCGATATCGGTTTGTGTCGTCTGTCGGCCGCGGAAGTGGAATATGCCGGTTGTGGTGTTGACCTCTATCTGTCGGGTGCTGGCGACGTGCAGCGATTGTCTTCCGCCCGTAGAGGGCTGGGTTATAAACGCCGTACCCGCCGCGATAAACCGATCACCACTTATCGGTTGCCATTGACCGCCGACAGCCGTTGTTATCTGGTTAGTGATGGTTTGTTAGATCAATCCGGTGAACCGAATGGTTATGGTTTTGGTCGTCAGCGTTTCCAGCAACTCTTGTTGCAATGGCAGTCATTATCGTTAACCGAACAACAAGTTAAGTTAGTCGAAGAGTTGGCTCGTTATCAGGGAGACTTCCCGCAACGAGACGATATTACTGTATTTGGTTTCGCTATTTCACCGTTATCGCGAGGGAGCGTTTAG